Proteins from one Paraburkholderia sp. BL10I2N1 genomic window:
- the gyrB gene encoding DNA topoisomerase (ATP-hydrolyzing) subunit B, with protein MTETNNSQPDNSYGASSIQILEGLEAVRKRPGMYIGDTSDGTGLHHLVFEVLDNSIDEALAGHCNDIQVIIHADNSISITDNGRGVPTGIKLDDKHDPKRSAAEIVMTELHAGGKFDQNSYKVSGGLHGVGVSCVNALSSWLRLVVRRDGKKHFMEFHRGVPQNRVIEEVNGERVSPIQVVGETENRGTEVHFMADETIFGNVEYHYDILAKRIRELSFLNNGVRIRLTDQRTGKEDDFAFVGGVKGFVEYINKTKSVLHPTIFHVNGEKDGVGVEVAMQWNDSYNENVLCFTNNIPQRDGGTHLTGLRAAMTRVMNKYIADHEIAKKAKVETSGDDMREGLSCVLSVKVPEPKFSAQTKDKLVSSEVRAPVEDVVAKALEEFLLETPNDAKIICSKIVDAARARDAARKAREMTRRKGVLDGVGLPGKLADCQEKDPAKSEIYIVEGDSAGGSAKQGRDRKFQAILPLRGKVLNVEKARYDKLLSSEQIVTLITALGCGIGKEDYNLDKLRYHRIIIMTDADVDGAHIRTLLLTFFYRQMPEMIERGYIYIAQPPLYKVKAGKDERYLKDASELNAHMLKLALNGSELLASEGATPIAGDALGELARSYLLAQAVVDRLSRLYDAGALEAVMDGVTIDLSSEASAEASAKALEAKLRDDALKPEVTVTAMYDPVREMRSLKVSRTHHGNQKVSVLDEEFQLTADYQQLLNTANTFKGLIGNGAVIKRGERSMAVTDFKSAMKWLIADAERNVSKQRYKGLGEMNPGQLWETTMDPNVRRLLRVQIEDAIAADGIFTTLMGDDVEPRRAFIESNALRAGNIDV; from the coding sequence ATGACTGAAACGAACAATTCGCAACCCGATAACAGCTACGGCGCCTCATCCATTCAGATCCTCGAAGGTCTGGAGGCGGTACGCAAGCGGCCCGGGATGTACATCGGCGATACGTCGGACGGTACCGGTCTGCATCACCTCGTGTTCGAGGTGCTCGACAACTCGATCGACGAAGCCCTTGCGGGGCACTGTAACGACATCCAGGTGATCATTCACGCGGATAACTCCATCTCGATCACCGACAACGGCCGTGGCGTGCCCACCGGCATCAAGCTCGACGACAAGCACGACCCGAAGCGCAGCGCCGCTGAAATCGTGATGACCGAGCTGCACGCCGGTGGCAAGTTCGACCAGAACAGCTACAAGGTCTCGGGCGGCCTGCACGGTGTGGGCGTGTCGTGCGTGAACGCGCTGTCGTCGTGGCTGCGCCTCGTCGTGCGCCGCGATGGAAAGAAGCACTTCATGGAGTTTCACCGTGGCGTTCCGCAGAACCGCGTGATCGAAGAAGTGAACGGCGAACGCGTGTCGCCGATCCAGGTAGTCGGTGAGACCGAAAACCGCGGCACCGAAGTGCACTTCATGGCCGACGAGACGATCTTCGGCAACGTCGAATATCACTACGACATTCTCGCGAAGCGTATCCGCGAACTGTCGTTCCTGAATAACGGCGTGCGGATCCGCCTGACGGATCAGCGCACGGGCAAGGAAGACGATTTCGCGTTCGTCGGCGGCGTGAAGGGTTTTGTCGAGTACATCAACAAGACGAAGAGCGTCCTGCATCCGACCATTTTCCACGTGAACGGCGAGAAGGATGGCGTGGGCGTCGAAGTGGCGATGCAGTGGAACGACAGCTACAACGAAAACGTGCTGTGCTTCACGAACAACATTCCGCAGCGCGATGGCGGCACTCACCTGACCGGGTTGCGTGCGGCGATGACGCGCGTGATGAACAAGTACATTGCCGATCACGAGATCGCGAAGAAGGCGAAGGTCGAGACGTCTGGCGATGACATGCGTGAAGGGCTTTCGTGCGTGCTGTCGGTGAAGGTGCCGGAGCCGAAGTTCAGCGCGCAGACGAAGGACAAGCTGGTGTCGTCAGAAGTGCGTGCGCCGGTTGAGGATGTGGTGGCGAAAGCGCTCGAAGAATTCCTGCTGGAAACGCCGAACGACGCGAAGATTATTTGCAGCAAGATTGTCGATGCCGCGCGGGCGCGGGATGCGGCGCGCAAGGCGCGTGAGATGACGCGTCGCAAGGGCGTGCTGGATGGCGTGGGTCTGCCCGGCAAGCTCGCGGATTGTCAGGAAAAGGATCCGGCGAAGTCGGAGATCTATATCGTCGAGGGCGACTCGGCAGGCGGGTCGGCGAAGCAGGGGCGTGACCGGAAGTTTCAGGCGATCTTGCCGTTGCGCGGCAAGGTGCTGAACGTCGAGAAGGCGCGCTATGACAAGCTGCTTTCTTCGGAACAGATCGTGACGCTGATTACCGCGCTGGGTTGCGGGATCGGTAAGGAGGATTACAACCTCGACAAGCTGCGTTATCACCGCATCATCATCATGACCGATGCTGACGTGGACGGCGCGCACATCCGGACGCTGTTGCTCACTTTCTTTTATCGGCAGATGCCGGAGATGATCGAGCGCGGGTACATCTATATCGCGCAGCCGCCTTTGTATAAGGTGAAGGCCGGGAAGGATGAACGGTATCTGAAGGATGCGTCCGAGCTGAATGCGCATATGTTGAAGCTTGCTCTCAACGGGTCGGAGCTTCTGGCTTCGGAAGGGGCTACGCCGATTGCTGGGGATGCGTTGGGTGAGCTGGCGCGGTCCTATCTGTTGGCGCAGGCTGTTGTTGACCGGTTGAGCCGGTTGTATGACGCTGGAGCGCTTGAGGCCGTTATGGATGGCGTGACGATCGATCTTTCCAGTGAGGCTTCTGCTGAGGCTTCTGCGAAGGCGCTCGAGGCCAAGCTACGCGACGATGCGTTGAAGCCTGAGGTGACGGTGACTGCGATGTACGACCCGGTGAGGGAGATGCGGTCGCTGAAGGTGTCGAGGACGCATCACGGGAATCAGAAGGTTTCTGTGCTCGATGAAGAGTTTCAGTTGACTGCGGATTATCAGCAGCTTTTGAATACGGCTAATACGTTCAAAGGTTTGATCGGTAATGGCGCGGTGATCAAGCGCGGTGAGCGGAGCATGGCTGTTACCGACTTCAAGAGCGCTATGAAGTGGCTGATTGCCGATGCTGAGCGGAATGTTTCGAAGCAGCGCTATAAGGGCCTCGGTGAGATGAACCCTGGGCAGCTTTGGGAAACGACGATGGATCCGAATGTGCGGCGGTTGTTGCGCGTGCAGATTGAGGATGCTATTGCTGCTGACGGCATATTCACTACGTTGATGGGTGATGATGTCGAGCCGCGGCGGGCGTTCATTGAGTCGAATGCGTTGAGAGCGGGGAATATTGACGTTTGA
- a CDS encoding restriction endonuclease subunit S → MKRLVKSLRELQAAGRWDIDFHLPPEGIKSFPADILRRVDEVANVAKDKRDPTRLPDVPFQYLDISSVDVATGSVANPQDLEGAEAPSRARKVVRAFDILISTCRPTRGAIAVVPRKYHDQIASTGFSVVRARDDVNPFYLHFALRLPSTLEQFRKWSTGSSYPAILDEDVAKTLIPVPPAEEQDRIALLVVQALDARDQAMRKANYAWNQTLGEITSRLSGRTVMPDAMENAESGSIPITIADIQETIRSLPGLTTDGSNASTEAQALLI, encoded by the coding sequence ATGAAACGACTCGTAAAATCGCTTCGCGAGTTGCAGGCCGCCGGCCGATGGGATATTGATTTCCACTTGCCGCCGGAGGGCATCAAGTCTTTTCCTGCGGACATCCTGCGCCGTGTCGACGAAGTCGCCAACGTAGCGAAAGACAAAAGAGATCCGACCCGGCTGCCAGACGTTCCATTTCAGTATCTGGACATTTCAAGCGTGGATGTCGCAACGGGATCAGTAGCGAATCCTCAAGACCTGGAAGGGGCGGAGGCGCCGTCTCGTGCGAGAAAGGTTGTGCGAGCGTTCGATATATTGATCTCGACATGTCGCCCTACGCGAGGTGCGATTGCAGTCGTGCCCCGGAAATATCACGACCAGATTGCCTCCACTGGCTTTTCGGTCGTCCGGGCTCGCGACGACGTCAATCCGTTTTATCTGCATTTTGCGCTTCGGTTGCCCAGTACTCTTGAGCAATTCCGCAAGTGGAGTACCGGGTCGAGTTATCCTGCAATACTTGACGAGGACGTTGCAAAGACATTGATTCCTGTCCCGCCGGCTGAAGAGCAAGACAGGATAGCGTTGTTGGTAGTCCAGGCTTTGGACGCACGCGACCAGGCCATGAGAAAAGCCAACTATGCATGGAATCAGACACTGGGCGAAATTACGTCCCGCTTGAGCGGCAGGACGGTTATGCCAGACGCCATGGAAAACGCGGAGTCCGGGAGCATACCGATCACCATTGCCGATATTCAGGAGACGATTCGATCGCTACCCGGGCTGACAACCGATGGCAGCAACGCGAGCACGGAAGCGCAGGCGCTTTTGATCTGA
- a CDS encoding N-6 DNA methylase: MAAIGGFELIPPDQWLFPGHVDVLDARRRAEAWFQAHETYEGAERSIAEFVRQWALRRLLDAYRYPVEWIGERIVIDEPVRMGSTEKEADISIRNTSRRTFLYVETKRRGIPNDEFKEAERQLEAYLSSTHTATIGLITDGDRVRTLRKKIDPGGFELIADLPSYGLEARYKVQLVREMPEQREGRSTGLKLLNADYERVLFDCHSAARDVDGLHADEALDEICKIIYTKVYDERQTAKQPLGTPFAFQAYGVSNASEVASNIRVLYDAARAADLDVNTERIPGYERSRGVFRSQIRLSDSALYRVVDRLQEFSLLDSQADIKGRAFQKVLGPAIRAGMGQYFTPDPIVELAVGLIQPKADELILDPFCGSGHFLTKASQYVVREQGRTLTPHELHEFKCFHLHGIEKSDRMVRIAMTDMMLNDDGHTNIRNQDALLSFNNYPDINALRDNGHADPAVFDVVLTNPPFGSIMRQETMEMMGRFELGHRKKSLPLEILGLERSLQFLRPGGRMAIVLPEHLMKGKSALFVRKWLEGVARLKGIFFFPEEAFTPYGALVKTCLCIVQRLREDERPSPSDKTFLCEVENLGYDATGRPEAGSEIQAAMLAFHQEVSWQ; the protein is encoded by the coding sequence ATGGCAGCGATAGGTGGATTCGAACTTATTCCCCCGGACCAGTGGCTTTTCCCCGGACATGTCGACGTGCTGGACGCCAGACGTCGGGCGGAGGCGTGGTTTCAGGCTCACGAGACCTACGAAGGTGCCGAGCGGAGCATCGCGGAATTCGTCCGGCAGTGGGCGTTGCGGCGCCTGCTTGACGCTTACCGGTATCCAGTGGAGTGGATCGGCGAGCGCATCGTCATCGACGAGCCGGTGAGGATGGGCTCGACCGAAAAGGAAGCCGATATCTCGATCAGGAATACCAGTCGACGCACCTTCCTGTATGTCGAGACAAAAAGGCGCGGAATACCCAACGACGAATTCAAGGAGGCTGAACGGCAGCTGGAAGCGTACCTGTCGTCCACTCATACAGCCACCATCGGCCTGATCACCGATGGCGATCGAGTGAGGACGTTGCGGAAGAAGATCGATCCAGGCGGCTTTGAACTTATCGCCGACCTTCCTTCATACGGGCTCGAGGCGCGCTACAAGGTTCAACTGGTACGAGAGATGCCAGAGCAGCGCGAGGGACGAAGCACAGGACTGAAGCTTCTCAACGCTGACTACGAACGCGTTCTATTCGATTGCCACAGCGCAGCCCGAGATGTCGACGGCTTGCATGCGGATGAGGCGTTAGACGAGATCTGCAAGATCATTTACACGAAAGTCTATGACGAGCGGCAGACCGCGAAACAGCCGCTCGGTACCCCTTTTGCGTTTCAGGCTTATGGCGTCAGCAACGCGTCCGAGGTTGCCTCCAATATTCGAGTCCTCTATGACGCGGCTCGCGCAGCCGATCTCGACGTCAACACCGAACGCATCCCCGGATACGAGCGGTCAAGAGGTGTCTTCAGATCACAAATAAGGCTGTCGGATTCAGCCTTGTATCGCGTGGTTGACCGGCTGCAAGAGTTTTCTCTTTTAGACAGTCAAGCCGACATCAAAGGTCGCGCGTTCCAGAAAGTGCTGGGGCCCGCGATCCGGGCTGGCATGGGTCAGTATTTCACTCCCGATCCGATCGTGGAGCTTGCGGTTGGGTTAATTCAACCCAAGGCCGATGAATTGATCCTTGATCCGTTCTGTGGGTCAGGCCATTTCTTGACGAAAGCGTCGCAATACGTCGTGCGCGAGCAAGGAAGAACATTGACTCCGCATGAACTGCATGAGTTCAAGTGCTTTCACTTGCACGGTATCGAGAAATCGGATCGCATGGTCCGCATTGCGATGACCGACATGATGCTGAACGATGACGGGCATACCAACATCCGGAACCAGGACGCTCTCCTGAGTTTCAACAACTATCCGGACATTAACGCTCTGCGTGACAACGGGCACGCCGATCCAGCAGTTTTCGATGTGGTACTGACCAATCCTCCTTTCGGCAGCATCATGCGGCAAGAGACGATGGAGATGATGGGAAGATTCGAGCTTGGACATAGGAAAAAGTCGCTTCCGCTGGAAATTCTCGGCCTGGAGCGCAGCCTGCAATTCTTGCGGCCGGGCGGGCGGATGGCGATCGTATTACCAGAACATCTGATGAAGGGAAAAAGTGCCTTGTTCGTCCGAAAATGGCTTGAGGGCGTCGCAAGATTAAAGGGGATCTTTTTCTTCCCGGAGGAGGCTTTTACTCCGTATGGGGCGCTGGTAAAGACCTGCCTCTGTATTGTGCAGCGATTGAGAGAGGATGAGCGGCCATCCCCTTCGGATAAGACATTCCTCTGTGAGGTTGAGAATCTGGGCTACGACGCCACGGGGCGGCCCGAGGCTGGATCGGAAATTCAGGCGGCCATGTTGGCCTTCCATCAAGAGGTGTCGTGGCAATGA
- the eat gene encoding ethanolamine permease — MEPTSKGPQMSKVIHHELKQTLGTWQLWGIAVGLVISGEYFGWSYGWASAGTLGFIFTALFIAAMYTTFIFSFTELTTSIPHAGGPFAYARQAFGPTGGYLAGAATLVEFVFAPPAIALAIGAYLHVQFPGLDPKHAAMGAYLVFMALNIVGVQIAAAFELCVTLLAIFELLVFMGVVSPGFEWSNFTKGGWSGADHFSLGSFSGMLAAIPFAIWFFLAIEGVAMAAEEAKDPKRSIPIAYIAGILTLVALAVGVMVFAGAAGDWTKLANINDPLPQAMKFIVGANSGWMHMLVWLGLFGLVASFHGIILGYSRQIFALARAGYLPEFLSKVHPRFKTPHRAILAGGVVGIAAIYSDELIQFGGQTLTANIVTMSVFGAIVMYIISMLSLFKLRRTQPDMERPFRAPLFPFFPAFALVAAVISLATMVYFNFLVAIVFAIFLALGYVYFLLTRQQREVAQADVLLED; from the coding sequence ATGGAACCAACCTCAAAAGGCCCACAAATGAGCAAAGTGATCCATCACGAACTGAAGCAAACCCTGGGCACCTGGCAGCTATGGGGCATCGCCGTCGGCCTCGTCATTTCCGGCGAATACTTCGGCTGGAGTTACGGCTGGGCCAGCGCTGGCACGCTCGGCTTCATCTTCACGGCGCTCTTTATCGCCGCGATGTACACCACGTTCATCTTCAGCTTTACCGAACTCACCACGTCGATTCCGCACGCAGGTGGCCCGTTCGCCTACGCGCGCCAGGCATTCGGCCCGACTGGCGGCTATCTCGCCGGTGCGGCGACGCTCGTCGAATTCGTGTTCGCACCGCCCGCCATCGCACTCGCGATCGGTGCCTATCTGCACGTCCAGTTCCCCGGCCTCGATCCGAAACACGCGGCCATGGGCGCATACCTCGTCTTCATGGCGCTTAATATCGTCGGGGTGCAGATCGCGGCGGCGTTCGAGTTGTGCGTAACGTTGCTGGCAATCTTCGAACTGCTGGTCTTCATGGGCGTCGTGTCCCCGGGCTTCGAGTGGTCGAACTTCACGAAGGGCGGCTGGTCGGGCGCGGATCACTTCAGCCTCGGCTCATTCAGCGGCATGCTGGCGGCCATTCCATTCGCAATCTGGTTCTTCCTTGCGATCGAAGGTGTCGCGATGGCCGCGGAGGAAGCGAAAGACCCGAAACGCTCGATCCCGATCGCCTACATCGCGGGCATCCTGACGCTCGTCGCGCTGGCGGTCGGCGTGATGGTGTTCGCCGGCGCGGCAGGCGACTGGACCAAACTCGCCAACATCAACGACCCGCTGCCGCAGGCGATGAAATTTATCGTCGGTGCGAACAGCGGCTGGATGCACATGCTCGTGTGGCTCGGACTGTTCGGCCTTGTCGCATCGTTCCACGGCATCATTCTCGGCTATTCGCGACAGATCTTCGCGCTCGCCCGTGCCGGCTATCTACCGGAGTTCCTGTCGAAGGTGCATCCGCGCTTCAAGACGCCGCATCGCGCGATTCTGGCGGGCGGCGTGGTCGGCATCGCGGCGATCTATAGCGACGAGCTGATCCAGTTTGGCGGCCAGACGCTGACTGCGAACATCGTGACGATGTCGGTTTTTGGCGCTATTGTGATGTACATCATCAGCATGTTGTCGCTGTTCAAGCTGCGCCGTACGCAGCCGGACATGGAGCGGCCGTTCCGTGCGCCGCTGTTCCCGTTCTTCCCGGCGTTCGCGCTGGTAGCGGCGGTGATCTCGCTGGCAACGATGGTGTACTTCAACTTCCTGGTGGCGATCGTGTTCGCGATCTTTCTTGCGCTCGGCTACGTCTACTTCCTGTTGACGCGGCAGCAGCGCGAAGTGGCGCAGGCCGACGTTCTGCTCGAGGACTGA
- a CDS encoding ethanolamine ammonia-lyase subunit EutB — MSYTETIGSRTYRFADLKTLMAKASPLRSGDQLAGVAAASEEERVAAKMALAEVPLCTFLNQALIPYESDEVTRLIVDDHSPEAFAEIAHLTVGDFRNWLLSSTTDTAALTRISAGLTPEMVAAVSKLMRNQDLIAAARKRPVITRFRNTVGLPGHMSVRLQPNHPTDDVKGIAASMLDGLMYGCGDAMIGINPATDSLAAIMTLLRMVDGFRERYQVPTQACVLTHVTNTISAIEKGAPVDLVFQSIAGTEKANAGFGITLALLQEAHEAGLSLKRGTVGDNLMYFETGQGSALSANAHHGVDQQTCEVRAYAVARKFNPFLVNTVVGFIGPEYLYDGKQITRAGLEDHFCGKLLGVPMGCDICYTNHAEADQDDMDNLLTLLGVAGINFIMGIPGADDVMLNYQSTSFHDALYVRDVLGLRRAPEFEEWLESMQITDAHGVLLSGSPRQPLLEGAREWIGADIA; from the coding sequence ATGAGCTATACAGAGACGATCGGCAGCCGCACCTACCGGTTCGCCGATCTGAAAACACTGATGGCGAAGGCGAGCCCGCTGAGGTCTGGCGATCAGCTCGCCGGGGTGGCGGCGGCAAGTGAAGAAGAACGCGTCGCCGCGAAGATGGCGCTTGCGGAAGTGCCGCTGTGCACGTTCCTCAATCAAGCGCTGATCCCGTATGAGAGCGACGAGGTCACAAGGCTGATTGTTGACGACCATTCGCCGGAAGCCTTCGCCGAAATCGCGCATCTGACGGTCGGGGATTTCCGCAACTGGTTGCTGTCGAGCACGACCGATACTGCCGCGTTGACACGTATCTCGGCGGGCCTGACGCCTGAAATGGTCGCGGCCGTATCGAAGTTGATGCGCAATCAGGATCTGATCGCGGCGGCGCGCAAGCGGCCGGTGATCACACGCTTTCGCAATACGGTCGGCTTGCCGGGCCACATGTCGGTGCGCCTGCAACCCAATCATCCGACGGATGACGTCAAAGGTATCGCCGCATCGATGCTCGACGGTCTGATGTACGGCTGCGGTGACGCGATGATCGGCATCAATCCCGCTACCGACAGCCTCGCCGCGATCATGACGCTGCTGCGCATGGTGGACGGGTTCCGCGAGCGCTATCAGGTGCCGACACAGGCATGCGTGCTGACGCACGTCACCAACACTATTTCCGCCATCGAAAAGGGCGCGCCGGTGGATCTGGTGTTCCAGTCGATTGCGGGAACGGAGAAAGCCAACGCGGGCTTCGGCATCACGCTCGCGTTGTTGCAGGAAGCGCACGAAGCAGGGTTATCGCTCAAGCGCGGCACGGTCGGGGACAACCTCATGTATTTCGAAACGGGGCAGGGCAGCGCGCTGTCGGCGAATGCGCATCATGGCGTCGACCAGCAGACGTGCGAAGTGCGCGCGTATGCGGTCGCGCGCAAGTTCAATCCGTTTCTGGTGAATACGGTGGTCGGCTTTATCGGCCCGGAGTATCTGTATGACGGCAAGCAGATCACGCGCGCAGGACTCGAAGATCACTTCTGCGGCAAGCTGCTCGGTGTGCCGATGGGCTGCGACATCTGTTACACGAATCACGCAGAAGCCGATCAGGACGATATGGATAACCTCCTGACGCTGCTCGGTGTCGCGGGCATCAACTTCATCATGGGCATCCCCGGCGCGGACGATGTGATGCTCAACTACCAGAGCACGTCGTTCCATGACGCGCTGTACGTGCGTGATGTGCTCGGTCTGCGACGTGCGCCTGAGTTCGAAGAATGGCTGGAGTCGATGCAGATCACCGATGCGCACGGCGTATTGCTGAGTGGGTCGCCGCGCCAGCCGCTGCTCGAAGGCGCACGCGAATGGATAGGAGCGGACATCGCATGA
- the eutC gene encoding ethanolamine ammonia-lyase subunit EutC — protein MSDLLEKNPWNALRQFTNARIALGRAGNSLPTAPLLAFNLSHAQARDAVHHPLDADVLHEQLRTHGFTTLDVHSAAPDREHYLRRPDLGRRLSDESREALRQAMLEPPEVVFVIADGLSAFAASKQSIPLLNAVCSRLTDWTIGPVVVARQGRVALGDEIGEILKTKLVVMLIGERPGLSSPDSLGIYLTYAPKVGCSDAQRNCISNVRPEGLNYDAAAHKLHYLLTHARRLGLTGVGLKDDSDALLGHAEPQGAEIPAPPSD, from the coding sequence ATGAGCGACCTCCTCGAAAAGAATCCATGGAATGCGTTGCGCCAGTTCACGAACGCACGCATCGCGCTGGGCCGCGCGGGAAACAGTCTGCCGACTGCGCCGTTGCTCGCGTTCAACCTGTCGCATGCCCAGGCGCGTGACGCCGTGCATCATCCCCTTGACGCCGACGTGCTGCATGAACAGTTGCGCACCCACGGCTTCACTACCCTCGACGTGCATAGCGCGGCGCCCGATCGCGAGCACTATCTGAGGCGGCCGGATCTGGGGCGACGTCTGTCAGATGAGAGCCGCGAGGCACTCAGGCAGGCGATGCTAGAGCCGCCCGAAGTGGTCTTTGTCATTGCCGATGGCTTGTCGGCATTCGCTGCGTCGAAACAATCGATTCCGCTTTTGAACGCCGTATGTTCGCGCCTCACGGACTGGACGATCGGACCGGTCGTCGTGGCGCGGCAAGGGCGCGTGGCACTCGGTGACGAGATCGGCGAAATCCTGAAGACGAAGCTTGTCGTGATGCTGATCGGCGAGCGGCCGGGCCTCAGTTCGCCGGACAGTCTCGGAATCTACCTGACCTATGCACCGAAAGTCGGTTGCAGCGACGCGCAGCGCAACTGCATTTCCAACGTGCGTCCCGAAGGTTTGAACTACGACGCGGCCGCCCACAAGCTCCACTATCTGCTGACGCATGCGCGTCGGCTCGGTCTGACCGGCGTTGGCCTGAAGGATGACAGCGACGCTTTGCTGGGGCACGCAGAGCCGCAAGGTGCGGAGATTCCGGCGCCGCCATCAGACTGA
- a CDS encoding DUF779 domain-containing protein — translation MSDEVEVARVVATPAAVALIQSLGAEHGPLIFHQSGGCCDGSAPMCFPSTEFMLGNSDVRLGTIAGVKFYMSESQFEYWQHTQLIIDVVPGSGGMFSLERPTGMRFLTRSRLFEDAENAWLEKHPVEHAGA, via the coding sequence ATGTCAGACGAAGTCGAAGTTGCGCGCGTGGTCGCGACGCCCGCAGCGGTGGCGCTGATTCAGTCACTGGGCGCCGAGCACGGGCCGCTCATCTTTCATCAATCCGGCGGGTGTTGCGACGGCAGCGCACCGATGTGCTTTCCGTCGACGGAGTTTATGCTTGGCAACTCAGATGTACGACTTGGGACGATTGCCGGCGTGAAGTTCTACATGAGCGAATCGCAGTTCGAGTACTGGCAGCACACGCAATTGATTATTGATGTCGTTCCCGGGAGCGGCGGCATGTTTTCACTGGAACGGCCTACCGGTATGCGCTTTCTCACCCGCTCCCGCCTGTTCGAGGATGCGGAGAACGCGTGGCTCGAGAAGCACCCCGTTGAACATGCGGGGGCTTGA
- the adh gene encoding aldehyde dehydrogenase, with amino-acid sequence MNHADMQFLNVEFPYKKQYGNFIGGEWVAPVGGEYFDNLSPITGEPFTSIPRSREADIELALDAAHRAKVAWGKTSTTDRANILNRIADRMEANLQRIAVAETIDNGKPLRETMAADIPLAIDHFRYFAGCVRAQEGSISEIDDDTVAYHFHEPLGVVGQIIPWNFPILMAVWKLAPALAAGNCVVLKPAEQTPASILVLMEVIHDLLPPGVVNIVNGFGLEAGKPLASSRRIAKIAFTGETTTGRLIMQYASQNIIPVTLELGGKSPNIFFADVIDHDDSYFDKALEGFAMFALNQGEVCTCPSRVLIDEKIYDRFMERALKRVAAITQGHPLDTKTMIGAQASQEQLEKILSYVDLGRQEGAQCLIGGERTTLAGELSKGYYVKPTVFRGHNKMRIFQEEIFGPVVSVTTFKTEEEALEIANDTLYGLGAGVWTRDGTRAYRFGRQIQAGRVWTNCYHAYPAHAAFGGYKQSGIGRENHRMMLDHYQQTKNLLVSYSDKPLGFF; translated from the coding sequence ATGAACCATGCAGACATGCAGTTTCTCAACGTCGAATTCCCGTACAAAAAGCAGTATGGCAATTTCATCGGTGGCGAATGGGTGGCGCCCGTCGGTGGCGAATACTTCGACAACCTCTCGCCGATCACCGGCGAGCCGTTCACGTCGATTCCCCGTTCACGCGAAGCCGATATCGAACTCGCGCTCGACGCCGCACATCGTGCGAAGGTCGCCTGGGGCAAGACCTCGACCACCGATCGCGCGAACATCCTGAACCGCATCGCCGATCGCATGGAAGCGAACCTGCAGCGTATCGCCGTCGCGGAAACCATCGACAACGGCAAGCCGCTGCGCGAAACGATGGCCGCCGACATCCCGCTCGCCATCGATCACTTCCGCTACTTCGCGGGCTGTGTGCGTGCGCAGGAAGGTTCGATCTCCGAGATCGACGACGACACGGTGGCGTATCACTTCCATGAGCCGCTCGGCGTGGTCGGCCAGATCATTCCGTGGAATTTCCCGATCCTGATGGCGGTGTGGAAGCTCGCGCCCGCGCTGGCCGCCGGCAACTGCGTCGTGCTCAAGCCCGCCGAGCAGACTCCGGCGTCGATTCTCGTGCTGATGGAGGTCATCCACGACCTGCTGCCCCCGGGCGTGGTGAACATCGTCAACGGCTTTGGCCTGGAAGCCGGCAAGCCGCTCGCGTCGAGCCGGCGCATCGCCAAGATCGCCTTCACCGGTGAAACGACGACCGGCCGTCTGATCATGCAGTACGCGAGCCAGAACATCATTCCGGTGACGCTCGAACTCGGCGGCAAGAGCCCGAACATCTTCTTTGCCGACGTGATCGACCACGACGACAGCTACTTCGACAAGGCGCTCGAAGGCTTCGCGATGTTCGCGCTGAATCAGGGTGAAGTGTGCACATGCCCGTCGCGCGTGCTGATCGACGAAAAGATCTACGACCGCTTCATGGAACGCGCGCTCAAGCGGGTGGCCGCCATCACGCAGGGGCATCCGCTCGACACGAAGACGATGATCGGCGCGCAGGCTTCACAGGAGCAGCTCGAGAAGATCCTCTCGTATGTCGATCTTGGCAGGCAGGAAGGCGCGCAATGCCTGATCGGTGGGGAGCGCACCACGCTGGCCGGTGAGCTGAGCAAGGGCTACTACGTGAAGCCGACCGTGTTCCGCGGCCACAACAAGATGCGCATCTTCCAGGAAGAGATCTTCGGACCGGTCGTTTCCGTGACGACCTTCAAGACCGAGGAAGAAGCGCTGGAGATCGCCAACGACACGCTCTACGGTCTCGGCGCCGGCGTCTGGACCCGCGACGGCACGCGCGCCTATCGCTTCGGCCGGCAGATCCAGGCCGGGCGCGTGTGGACCAACTGCTATCACGCGTATCCCGCGCACGCGGCATTCGGCGGCTACAAGCAGTCGGGCATCGGTCGCGAGAACCACAGGATGATGCTCGACCACTACCAGCAAACGAAGAACCTCCTCGTCAGCTACAGCGACAAGCCGCTCGGCTTCTTCTGA